A single genomic interval of Dysidea avara chromosome 8, odDysAvar1.4, whole genome shotgun sequence harbors:
- the LOC136264219 gene encoding uncharacterized protein, which produces MLRLVKRTEESNNDSNTHGHCDNCFSRNCTTPGCPLADCIDGCGTVAHQCKMEDHENVCLNKQVPCINVIYGCEVSLPRHKIKVHLEHCSASVVVCKFAWERVDRNILGNISSEDLFADGSREKKAEKFVEDFFHSDMERIKESLGVEERSKEMSSLIQPYPHTECNYITDPDKLFHMLNKIHGKIEYSYFYDPNAHCVTAKSRVVSLSSSLCCFYVTVDQCRQQLHIVLRCNETVRRDEFENHYKTQHSIIHCELGGWLVHHCPLYEYGCNFSISRLQPTPAEYKLIYNKHVHKFVITEKECLIAESENSETAQGLYAARLQQQRELAAYGYSDIPVDPISQLPTEVLHIIINYLDSSGLFCLSMTS; this is translated from the coding sequence ATGTTGAGGCTGGTAAAACGAACAGAGGAGTCGAACAACGATAGCAACACTCATGGGCATTGTGACAACTGCTTCTCCCGGAACTGCACAACTCCAGGATGTCCTCTGGCAGACTGTATAGATGGATGTGGAACCGTGGCTCATCAGTGTAAGATGGAGGATCACGAGAACGTGTGCCTTAACAAACAGGTCCCTTGTATCAACGTGATTTATGGCTGCGAAGTGTCACTGCCACGACACAAGATAAAAGTTCATTTGGAACATTGCTCCGCTAGCGTTGTCGTTTGCAAATTTGCTTGGGAAAGAGTTGATAGGAATATCCTCGGGAATATCTCAAGTGAAGACCTCTTCGCTGATGGGAGTAGAGAGAAGAAAGCAGAAAAGTTTGTGGAAGATTTCTTTCACAGTGACATGGAACGAATAAAGGAAAGTTTGGGAGTTGAAGAAAGGAGCAAGGAAATGAGTTCACTGATACAACCATATCCACATACAGAATGTAATTATATCACTGACCCAGATAAACTCTTCCACATGCTGAACAAAATTCATGGCAAAATAGAGTATTCATATTTCTACGATCCAAATGCACATTGTGTAACAGCTAAGTCCAGAGTGGTATCACTATCTTCATCATTGTGTTGTTTCTACGTAACTGTTGATCAATGTCGTCAGCAGTTACACATAGTGTTACGATGTAATGAGACTGTGAGAAGAGATGAATTTGAAAATCACTACAAGACCCAGCATAGTATCATACACTGTGAGCTGGGTGGTTGGCTGGTCCATCATTGTCCATTATATGAGTATGGCTGTAATTTCAGTATTTCCCGACTGCAACCAACTCCAGCAGAATATAAACTGATATATAACAAACACGTTCACAAATTTGTCATCACAGAAAAGGAATGTTTGATTGCAGAATCAGAAAACTCAGAAACAGCTCAAGGTTTGTATGCAGCAAGGCTACAACAACAAAGAGAACTAGCAGCTTATGGTTATAGTGATATACCTGTTGATCCAATTAGCCAGTTACCCACTGAGGTCTTACATATCATAATCAACTACCTTGACTCCAGTGGTCTCTTCTGTTTATCAATGACCAGTTGA